Genomic segment of Saprospira sp. CCB-QB6:
TTATAAGGGCCGTGTGCCCGCTCGTTCTGTCGTGATTCCTGGTAGTTATACCAAGGAGTTCCCCGCAGGCAGCTATCAGGTGCCTTGCGCCCTCATTATTGGCAAGCGCAAAGAGAGCACAGACAAAAAGACTTCGCTCAACGATGCCCTTCGGGAGCATAATGTAGCAGTTTAATTATTTTTTTGGGGCCTGCCGCCTTCGGCGGCCGGGCCCCTACAAGGCTCGCAAGCTTGCTCGGCCCTGCGCGGGCTTCGCCCGCTGGGTCTGGCCTGCGGCCACCTTTTTGGGCCCCTAGGCCTGCGGCCCTTCGGGCCTGTAGGACGCCAATGCGGTATTCGTCGCTGCGCTCCTCATTCGCTCATAGATCCCGCCCACCCACCCCTCTGCGGGATTCCTTAAGGAATCCCTTGGGGAGGCTGGCCAAAAAAAACGCCTGAGATATCTATCTCAGGCGTTTCTATTTTCCTTCCTACAGCTCCAAAATCACTTATTTATTCTGCTCATACACCTCTTGAGGAAGGCGAGCTGCAGTGCGACCACGAACTACTCTAGCGCGGCTGCGGCTTTGGTCCAAAATATCATTTGTACTTTGCAGCTCTACCTCATTCCATTTGCTGCTGCTTCCTTTAGCGCTAGCTTCAGGCGTTTTGGGCAATTCAGCCTTGGGGGTAGAGATTTCTTCTTTAGCCAACTTAGTCGCAGGCTGGGCCGTAATAGGTGCCGAGCTAGCTATTGATTTTTCGTCATTCAGTGGTTCTGTTGAAGCAGCGCCCACAAAACCATAACTTCTAAGGCGGCGGCCACGGCTACGGTCCTCCAAAGCGGGACGTTCAATCGCTTGGCGGCGTTTTTCCATCTCTGCTTTTTGTTCTGCCTTAGGTTGTGCTCTAATCGTTTCCTCTTCAAGCAAAACCGTTTTGCCATCAATATTCGTATAGCGGCGGCGAGCGGCTACAGCACCAGCCTGAGGTACCTTCGCGGCAAGCTCAGTATTACTGGCTGTACCTAGATAAACAGAAGAAGTTTTAGCCTCTTGTTTTTCATTGAGCCCCACCACTTTTAGGGCGGCAATAGAAATACCCGAAACTTGCTTCTTCTGGCTAACTAATAGGTCCGCATTCACTCGATGCTCTCTCAGGCCAATTAGGTCGCCAGCATAAGGTTGATAGTCAGCGGGCAATTCGTTCCAGAACAAAATATCGGCCACAGAACAGCGGTAAGCCTTGGCCAAACGCTTAAGATCTTGAGGCGACTGAATACGGCGAACGGCACGGAGCGGATTCTCTTTTTGCATCTCTAGGACGCGGTTAAAAGCGCGAGTGTAAGCTCTTTCTTGGGCCACAATGCGGGCGGGAAGGAGCAAAATTTGAGCATCCTTATCCTTAGGTACATAATTGCGTCGATAAGAAGGGTTGAGCAGCTTCAAGGTATCCAAACTAATGTCAAAATCAGTAGCCAATTTGCGCAAAGATTGCCCGCCATCAATATGTAAAGTATCGGTAAGGACTAAATCCTGGGGCATATCTTGAGGAATCAACTGATGCTCCTGATAATATTCGCCCACATAAACCATAGCCATAAAGAAAGGCACATAACGCTGCGTTTCTCTAGGCAAATATTGACGAGCAGCCCAGAAATTCTTGCTGCCAGCTCGTTTTACTGCGCGATCTACTCGGACAGGCCCACAGTTATAAGCGGCCATGGCCAAGGCCCAATCGCCATAGCGATCATACAAACGGCGAAGTAATTGAGCCGCTGCCTCAGAGGCTTTATGCGTATCGCTGCGCTCATCTACATAAGTATTGATCCGCAAATCGAAAATGCGGCCCGAACTAGGAATAAACTGCCAAAGTCCCACCGCACTAGCAATAGAGCGAGCTGTGGGATTCAGATGAGATTCTACAATGGCTAAATATTTCAAGTGGTGAGGGACATCATGGGCAGCCAAATGCTCCTCAAAAATGGGGAAGTACATTTTACTGCGGCCCAAAATAGCCTCGGTACTGCTGCGGTATTTTCCCGTGCGAATCAAAATTCGCTCTTTGGTCAAAGGATCAAGGCGGTAGTCAATGGCACCAGAAAGGGCTTTGAGCCGATCTTGATATTCTGTATCCGAAAACTCTGGAAAGTCATTGAGCAAGCTAGTCATCAGCTGGCTCAAGCTATCCACAAAGGGAGCATCTGCTTGAAAACTATTGGGAATGAGGTCCTTGTCTGGAGAGGCCTGCAGTTGCCCTTGTCCAAAGGTGAACAAAAAGGCAAAAATAAATAGGCGGTAGAAAGTCCGTCTCATAAGATCTTAAATTGATATCGAACAAAAACTTGCAAAAAGAAAAAAGGACATAAAGCCCAAGCAAGCTCTAGTGAAAATTCACTAAATCGTTTGAAAATGGGGTAGGGTGATCAAAACAGGTCTAATTTATCATTTTTTTTGAGAAATTAGTTGCAATGACTTGATTTTAAGCTTAAAAGCCCCTAGCATAAATAGGAAATGGTAACTTCCACAACAATTTGTTGCAAAAGTTACCATTTTAAGCCTAAAGAGTAGTAGAAAAAATCAACTTAAGATTTTTCATACTCTTTTTTGTTCTCCTTGGGTTCTTCGTTAATGCCAGCTTCTAGTTCTTTAGATACTTTATTTTTAGCATCGTTGAACTCGCGGATTCCACTTCCCAAACCACGCATGAGTTCAGGAATTTTTTTACCGCCGAAAAGTAGAAGAATGGCCACTAAAACGATGATCATTTCTGGACCGAAGAAGCTCAATAATAATATAGCGTTCATAAGGCAATGATGATTTATATGCACTTAGATAGTGAATGCCACTAAAGGTTGAATCCCCCCCCCTTAGATTTTCTGGCGCTCAATACTTTGGCAAAGGTACAGTATTTTTTTTGATTGAAAGAATTTCCCCCCTCAGGCTTCCCTTTTCGCTATGTTAAAGCTATATCAACCTAATTATTAGGCAAATAGTAAAGGACCGAGGCCTTCTCTTGCTGAAAGAGAAACTGGGCTTGCAACTGAAGCTGCTTGGCCGTTATCTGCTGATAATAATCGGCCTCTTCATTGATTAACTGCGCCTGACCCAATAATTCATAATATCCCAAACTCAAGGCTTTCTGAAATGGCCGAATTTCCCCAAATAAGAGGTTGTGCTCGGTGTTGTTTTGCAACTTTTGTAGCTGCTCTTCACTAATCGGCTGAGCCTTAAATTCTTCCAAAGCCGCCCAAACGGCCTGCTCAGCTTCCTCAATGCCTACTCCATCTTGCAATTTGCCCTCTATCACAAAAAGCCCAGCTTCTACCGTGCCCGTAATGTATACATCCAACTCGCTAAAGAGCTTTTGCTGCTTGACCAATTGCCGAACCAGCAATGAAGAATCACTCAAACCCAATATATCCGATAAAAGATCTTCTAAGTAATAGGCCGTTTCTAAACGAGCCGCCGCCGGAAAGGCGATGTAAAGGGCCGCATCGGTCACATTGGCCCGATGCACTTTTTTGCGCGCGACTAATTGTGGCGGCTCGGCCGCATAGGCTGGCCGCTTGACCGGCCCCCTCGGAATATGCCCAAACCAATGCTCCACCCGCTCCAATACTTCTTCGGCCTTGATGTTGCCCGAAATCGATAAAACGGCATTGTTGGGACAATAGTAGTTGTCATAAAATTCACGAACTTCATCCAAGGAAGCCGCCTCAATATGCTCAAAACTTTCCCCGATAACGGGCCGCTTATAAGGATGTTCCTTAAAGGCTAAATCACCCAAAATATGCCACAAATCTCCATAGGGCTCTTCCAAACAACTTTCCTTAAATTCCTCCACCACAACTCGCTTTTCCTTTTGCAAAGGCTGCGGCTCAATACAAAGGTTTTGCATGCGGTCCGCTTCCAACCAAAGCCCCAAATCTAGATTTTGATAAGGCAAAATGTCATAAAAAACGGTCATATCTTGGTTGGTAAAGGCATTGTTTTCGCCCCCCGCCAATTGTATTAATTGATCAAAATTGGGCGCATGCTGAGAACCCGCAAACATCAAATGCTCAAATAAATGCGCAAAGCCACTACGGCCCGGCAATTCATCCTTGCTCCCCACTTCATAGTTCATACAAAGCGTAAGCATAGGGCTACTCGGATCTTCCTGCAATAATACACGCAAGCCGTTCGCTAGCTGATATCGTTTATAATTAATCATCTTTTTAATCGTTTTTGGGGCCTCCCGCCTGCGGCGGGCGGTTACTCCCGTTGGTCGTCGAACTGCGGCCTAAAGGCCTTGTTGTCGTTTACTTCATCGAACTGGCGCCTCTTCGAGGCTGGTTGTCGCAGCTCGCTGCTGTTTTGGGGCCTCCGCAGCAAAGCTGCGGCGCTACGTTTCGCAGCTCGCTATTCGCTCGGCCCTGCGCAGGCAAAGCCTGCTTGGTCTGGCCTGCGGCCACTGCTGCACATCGCTAGGCCATAGGACCAGCCAACATTAACTTTAAAAACCCGCCGCTTGGCCCCTTGTTGATGCTCTGCCCAACATAACGCAAGAAAAGCAGCAAAGTTTGATTATCTTACTCTATCTAAGGTAAGACTAAATTTTTAACTAATGACGAATAAAGCCTACCCCAAGTTATTTAATGACCCACTTTATGGATTAATAGAGCTTCCTAAGGGCCTTTTGCTGGACCTTGTCGAGCATCCTTATTATCAACGCCTGCGGCGCATTGGGCAGTTGGGCTGGGCGCATTATGTTTATCCCGGCGCCACCCACAGCCGATTTAGCCACTGCTTAGGCGCCTACTATTTGATGCGGAAAGCCCTGGGCCATTTAGAACGCAAAGGAGTAGAACTTTCAGAGGCGGAAATTGAGGCTTGCTCTGCCGCCATTTTATTACATGATTTGGGCCATGGCCCCTTTTCGCATAGCCTAGAACACGAACTGCTCGATATTGCGCATGAAGAAATTTCTCTGGCCCTTATGCTTTCCCTAAATGAGCAGTTAGATGGCCGTTTAGATTTGGCTATTTCCATTTTTAAAGGAGAATATAAACGGCCCTTTTTACAGCAGTTGGTCAGTGGCCAACTGGATATGGACCGCATGGATTATCTCAATCGAGATAGCTTTTATACGGGCGTAGCCGATGGTATTGTGAGCTATGATCGCCTTTGCCAATTATTAACGGTAGTGGATGAGCAACTGGTTTTGGAACAAAAGGCCATTTATTCTATTGAGCGCTTTTTGATGGCTCGCCGACTGATGTATTGGCAGGTCTATTTGCACAAAAACAGCATTTCGACCAGCCAACAATGCCTAAAAATGATGCAGCGAGCAAGGCAGCTCAAACAGCAGGGCAAAAATTGGCCAATTTCTTCGGCCTTAGCTTTTTTCTTGGAGCACAAACGCAGCAAGGCCGAGTTTTGGGCCAATCCCAAGCCCATTTTGGCCCAATTCAATCAATTGGACGATAGCGATATTTATCAGGCGATAAAGTGTTTTGCCCAAGATGATGATTTTGTCTTGTCCTTTTTGGCCAAAGGGCTGCTCAATCGGCAGCTATTTAAAATAGAGTTGCAAAACCAGGCCTTTGGTCCAGAACAGTTAGCGGAAATAGGAGAGGAGCTCTTGAAAAAATACCCAATTGGTCCAGAAGAACTGCCCTTTTTGCTTTATCAGGGGCAGCAAGAACTAAAAGCCTATACGGTTAAGCAAAAAGCAATTTTGGTCCAAAACAAAGCGAATCAATTGTTGCCGCTTTCGGCTTGGCCAGAATTGGAGCTGCCCACCAAAGTATTGCGGAAATATTATCTGTCTTATCCCAAGCTTTAATTTGGCATTTCTGGGGCCAGAAGAATTGGAAAATGGGGATTGAGCAGCGATATCGGGCTTGGCCTAGCGATGTGCAGCAGTGGCCGCAGGCCAGACCAAGCAGGCTTTGCCTGCGCAGGGCCGAGCGAATAGCGAGCTGCGAAACGTAGCGCCGCAGCTTTGCTGCGGAGGCCCCAAAACAGCAGCGAGCTGCGACAACCAGCCTCAAAGAGGCGCCAGTTCGATGAAGTAAACGACAACAAGGCCTTTAGGCCGCAGTTCGACGACCAACGGGAGTAACCGCCCGCCGCAGGCGGGAGGCCCCTAAAAAAGCCTATTATTATAAAAATGTTTATGTTTAATAGCTGAAGGTCGAATAAGTGGATGAAAAAGCGGTGCTTGTATTTTTTTTGGGGCAAAATCATTTTAAATTGTAGAGCCTTAACAGTTTTTTTATTTTTGTAAACTGTAAACACATTTAAAATCTAAGCGACTGCTACTATATGAAATCTTTATACCTCAACTTTTTGTGGGCTGCATTGCTGGCCTTCCCTCAATTTTTATTGGCCCAAGATTATCCTCCTGATGCAGAGCCTGGTAAGTGTTACGCCAAATGTTTGATTCCGGATGAGTATGAAAATATTACGGAAGAGATTTTGGTCAAGCAAGCGACACAGCGGATAGAAATTGTGCCTGCTACTTTTGAGGAAGTGGAAGAGCGGGTAGAAGTCAAGGCGGCTTCTACGCGAATAGAGGTGATTCCAGCGGTATTTGAGAGCCGAGAAGAGAAGGTAGAAGTCAAGGCGGCCAGCATTCGTTTGGAGCCTGTTGCTGCTCGTTATGAGCAGGTTGCAGAAGAGGTAGAGATTCGTCCTTCAGAGATTAAATTGGAAGAAGTACCGGCTGAATATGAAACCGTAACCGAGCAAATTCAGGTAGCGCCAGCGACCACTAAATGGGTGCGTAGAAAAGGCGATAAAAACTGTTTGTCGGCTAATCCAGAAGATTGTATGGTTTGGTGTTTGGTGGAAGTACCAGCGACCTATGAAACGGTGACCAAAACGGTTTTGAAAACGCCGCCAACAACCAAAGAAACCGTGATTCCAGCCGAGTATAAAACCGTGAAAAAAACGGTTATGGTAGAGGGTCCGACCACCAAGGAAATTGAAGTACCTGCAGAATATGTGACCATTAAGAAAACGATTATGGTTAAGCCGCCAGAAACTCGAGTGATTGAGTTGCCAGCGGAATACAAAACCATCAAGCGCCGTATTATGACGGCTCCAGCACAGACGAAAATAGTGGAAGTGCCTAGTGAATTTAAGACCGTAACGAATCGTCGTTTGGTTACGCCTGGTGGTTATTCTGATTGGCGCGAGGTACTTTGTCAAAATAAGATTGATGAGGTGAAAATTCAGGAAATTCAGACTGCGCTTCGTCGCAAGGGCTATGATCCTGGTCCCTCAGATAATATTTTTGGGATCAAGACCAAAACGGCTCTTATTCAGTTTCAAAAAGATAATGGCTTACCTGTAGGGCAACTTGATTTTGAAACCCTCAAAGCCTTGGGTGTTTCTTATTAAGTCAAAGCTCTTGAAGATTTAGAAAAAGCTCCTTTAGGGAGCTTTTTTTTGGGACCTTAACAAGAGTTTTTGAGTTTATTTTTCAGGAGATCAAGATTATCGCTTACATTTGTTTAGAATAAATCTAAAGAAGGGAATATGAGTACAATAAAAGTAGAACAGACGGTATTCGAGACAATTAAAAACCGTCGATCTGTTTATCCTGAGGTCTTTACGGATGAGCCAGTGACTAAGGAGGAGTTAGAGCAGCTTTTAGAGATGGCGAATTATGCGCCCAATCATAAATTGACGCAGCCTTGGCGCTTTAAAGTTGCTGCCGGGGATCAGAAAACAGCTTTTGTAGAAACCATGGTTGCTGCTTATGAGGCTGCGGTTCCCGTAGAAAAGCAATTGCCCAAAAAGCCTAGAAAAATGCGCAAGCGGGCCCATAAAAGTAGCTTTATGGTGGCTATTTGTATGCAACGAGACCCGAAAGCAAGTTTGCCCGAATGGGAAGAGCTAGCGGCTATGTCTATGGCTGTTCAAAATATTTGGTTGGCTGGAGAAGCGATGGGCATTGGGATGTATTGGGCAAGCCCAGGTTTTGTGGCTCGTCCCGAAATTCGAGAGTTTTTGCAATTGGCGGAAGGGGAAAGCTGCTATGGCTTGCTTTTCATTGGCCGTAAGCCAGAAGATGTAGAGTTTACTTCTAGCCGAACACCAATGAGTGAAAAAGTGAGTTGGATTTAAATTGAGCCGCTAAAAAGGCCAAAAACTGCAGTTTTTGGCCTTTTTACTTTTCTCTTGGACTCGTTAGAAAAAAATTGGCAGTTAAAAAGCAAAAACTTACCTTTATAAGGCACTACCACAGCTGATTTTTTTCTTCAGAATATCCACTATGAGAGCCTTTTATATCTTACTTCCCATTTTAGCTATTAGCCTGGCTAGTAGTTCTTGTATTTTTAGTGACCTTTTTGGAGCAGGCAAACAGGAGTTTGTAGCTGATACTGTGGTTGCTGTGCCCTCTATTAAAGACATTCGGGTACAATTTCTATTGACGGACACAACGAATGATGTGGTTCGTTATTGGAGCGATCGCTCTGGCCGCCCAATTTACCAGCGCTCAGAGGAGAGTTTTATTGGCCAAAAAAGAGATGGCTTTCAGCGAGAATGGAATGAAGACGGAATTCTTATTTTAGAGGCCCAATGGAATAAAGGCTTGCCTATTGAATACCGCATTGAGCGTTATGATGATGGTTCTCTCAAGCGAAAGGTATTGTACAATAGCCAAAAAGGATATGCGCGTTATGAAGTGAATTTTCATCCCAATGGCCGCCTAAAAACAGACACAATTCTCTATAATGAGGGCGTAAAAGAAGGTAAGATCAATTATTATGACACGGCTGGCGTTTTGGTTGAACAGCACATCTTTGCCGAGAATGAATTGGTCGGAATTGAGATCTTTAGAGCCGAATTTGAAAATGTATTTAATAAGGTCGCTTACTTAGAGCGCTCTTTGGTCCAAGATTCTATTGAAGCAATCCGCCAAGATTCTGTTTTCCGAAGAGTATTGGGCGATGTTGATCCCGCCGCCGCTAAAGCCGGTGCTGGAATCGCCTGGAAGAATGATTATAATGAACTAGAAAATCTCCGCTACTTAGAGGGCCTAATGCATCCCGAAAAACGCCTAGCCGATAGCGCTAGAGCCGATAGTCTGCGGAACTTAAATTCAACTGATGAAGAATAAACAAATTGCCATTATGGGCTGTGGCTGGCTAGGAGCTCCCTTAGCCGAAAAACTTTTGGCCGAAGGCTGGGAGGTTTACGGTAGCAGCCGATCTTTGGCCAATTTAGAAGGGCTTCAGGCTTTAGGCCTGAAGCCCTTTCGCATGGAATTGCCTGAAACGCTTCCCGCTGCAGCTGATCCCATTTGGCAGCTGCCTTATTATATTGTCAATTTGCCTCCCACTCCTTTTATGGAGTTCGGCCCTTTGGCTTATGCCCAAAGTATGGCTCTATTGGCGGAGCGAATGCCTCGGGGCGCAAAGCTCTTTTTTGTGTCTAGCACTGGGGTCTATGGCCCACAAAAAGGAGCTGTTTTAGAGACGAATAATTGTCGTCCAGCTCATGCTCGTTCTCAGGCCGTATTGGCTGCAGAGGAGGCTTTGGCCCCTTATCGCTCAAAGCTCGATTTGAGCATTTTGCGTTTTGGTGGACTCATTGGCGGGCCCCGAAAGGCGGGCCGTTTCTTGGCGGGCAAAAAGGAGGTTCCTCAGCCTTTTCGGCATCTGAATTTGATTCATCGCAGCGATTGTCTAGGCATTTTTTCGGCTCTTTTGGCCAAAGAAAATTGCCCCGCTTTGCTAAATGTTTGTGCGCCCAAACACCCTTTTGCCCAAGATTTTTATCCCAAACGGGCCAAATTGTTGGGCTTGGAGCCCCCTAGCTTTTTGCCGCCCGCTCCCCATGAAAAAGAAGAGGCCAGCTATATTGCTACAGCGGCCCTTCAGCAGTTTTTACCTGATTATATCTGGCAATATCCCGATCCCAACGAGTTCCCTTAAGGTTTTTATTTGGGGCTGCCCCTTCCGCCGGGTTGAAACCCAGCGTAAAGCGATACAAAATGAGGGTTAAAACCCTCATGAATTATCGGTCGGGTCGGGCTGTGTCGCAGCTCGCTGATCGCTCGGCCCTGCGGCGGCTTTGCCGCCTTGGTCTGGCCTGCGGCCACTGCTGTCCATCCCTCAGCCGCGGGCCTGCGGCCCTTTGCGGCGGCTTTGCCGCCTGCAAACCGCAAAAATGGTATTCGTCGCTGCGCTCCTCATGCCTAGTTATTTACCCGCCCACCCACCCCTCTGCGGGATTCCTTAAGGAATCCCAGGGGGGCTGGGCCAATTTATTTACTGCCCTAGCGCTTCATAGCAAGCATTCAAACGGCCAGTAATAGCAGGATTTTCTGGGGCCAGCTTTTTCGCTGCCTGAAAATATTGAATGGCTACAGCATACTGCTTCTCTTCGGCCAAAAGCACCCCAATACCAAAGAGCGACTCCAAGTTTTCAGGCGCTAGGGCTAGTGCTTGCTCAAAAGCCATTTTTCCTGTTTTAAAAGCTTGGGCTTTTTGTTCTGCTGTACTTTTGGGGTCTAGGTATTGGCGGGCGGCCAAACGGCCCTGTACGCTATATGCCATAGCTTTATCTGGATGTTGTAAAGCTTTTTCTAGGGCTTGCTGGGCCAATTCCTGTTCATCCAATGCATAATAGAGATGAGCGCCAATGGCCCATTGATTCACTTCGGGATTCTCCTCATTTTCAAAAAATGGGTAAAGCATTTTTGTGAGAACTAGTGGTATGGTTGAAGAAGTTGATTTTCCCCAAGTTTCAAAAATGTCCTTTTTAGTGGTTTTCGTCAAGCCCTTTTCAGCAATTAGCTGTTCATATTTGGGCAAGCGTTTTACATAAACCATAGCCACGGGGTCGGCATAGACCAAAACATAATTTGGGCTATCGTGTAGATGCACATAAAGGGTGGGAATTTGCTCAATAGGGCGGCGGAGCAAGACCACATATTCAAAATTGTATTTTTGGTCCTCTGCATCAAAAAGAGCTGGGTTTTGCAAGAGCTTTTCGTATTGGGCAAAAAAATCGGCGGGGAAAATATCGAGGTCTCTAAGGTCGATATACGTCTTGAAATCGGGCTGTAGTCGCCAAAGCAGATAAGCAGAGCTCAAATAATCGGCAAAGCCGCGGCCATTGATCTGCTGTTGGGCCATAAATTCGGCTGCTTTGACTGGGTTATGGCTATGGAGAACTTGCAAGCCAAATTGGTCGCGGCTCTCTGTCCATTTGTGGTAGTTGCCTGAAACGACTAGGCTATAGCTCCCAGCAAGAACCAAAGAGAGGCCCAGACTAACTCCTATTTGCCAGCTTTTTTGGACCAAGGGACGGATTAAGCGTTCTACTAAGGCCAAAAGAAAAGGGGCCGAGGCCAAAAGAAAGAAAGGAATATTTCTGTAGGCCGTCAAACTGAGGTAAAAGAGCAGGGCAGGCAGGACCAAATTGGGCCAGCCGAGCAACTGCCCAAGTTTGGGCCGGCCTTCTTTTGAGCCAAAGAGCAAAAGGCCCAAAAAGAGCAAGGCGGCGCCCAGAAAAAATAAATTGATATAGGCTTCTTTCATCCAGTAACTAGCTTCTAAATAAGAATTGAGTTCGCTGGTATATTTATTATTTTGAAGCTGTCCAAAAATATTGAAAGGATGGGCCCACATAGCTATACCTCTGGGGTTGATTGGAATAACCAGTAGAGCGCCTAAAATGGCTAGGGTTTGTTTTTTAGGCAGAGCCGTTGTTTTACCCATTAAAAAATATTGGGCCCAACTGCTGCCCAAAACGGCAAACATCAGGACCATACCGATACCGAAGGCTTCATGTAAATTGGTCCAAAGCAGTTGTAAGGGGATCAGCCAAAAGATACCATTATGTTCTGGTTTTTGGCTTTGGCGCAAAAAGAGGAAGAGGTAAATGGCTACTAGCAGATGCGAGCTCATTTCTGGCCGGCCAATGAGGCGGAAATCTAGGCCAAAAAGCAAGATGGGCAAGCCGATAGCGAAAGCCCAAGCCATACTTAATCCATTGCGGTTGGGGTCGAGTAGGCGAGCAGAAGCGGCAGAAAAATACATAAGGCCCAAGCTGATGAGCGCTTGGAGTAAAAAGACCATTTCTGGTCCACCCATTTTTTTGAACAAGACAATAATGGCTTCAAACAGCCATTTAACGTTAATCCAGTCTCGGCCCTCTTGAGTATAGGAAAAGGGGTCGGAATAAGTTACTGCGCCATTTTCCCAAATCCATTCTCCAGTGCGGTACATCCACCACAAGTCGGGCTCGCGGATAGATTTAAAAGAAAGGGCTAGGCCCAGTATAAACAAAAGGAAAAAGAGTAGCCATTTTGGCCCATGCTGTTTCCAGTTCATCGTTCCAATTAGTTTAAGGTCTAAAAATAATCAAGGGAGAGGAAGGGGATTGGCCCAGCGCTGCGGAGGGGTGGCCGAAGGCCAGACCGAGCAGGCGAAGCCTGCGAAGGGCCGAGCAGACCTGCGAGCCCCGCAGCATAGCGGCGGCCGACCTAGCCAAAGGCTAGCCGGCCGCGGGCCCCAAAATACAAGTTCATCAGAAAAAACAAACTAGATAAAAGGGCTAAATACTTTAATGTAGATGTTCTTCGTGGAGCTCAAAGCGCTCCTCTAGCCATTCTTGCATGGCTTTAAGGACCTCAGGGGCAAAAGTTTCCTCAAGTAGTTGATATTCGGTGATCGTACAGCTCTCGCAATGTTGAAAAAGGTGGTTGAGGCGGGGGAGTAAGACCACCGCCGTGGGATATTTCTCTTTTTGCAGTAGCAGTTGAGAGATGCGATCGAGGTTTTCGGGCCCTGCCACCTGAACATCTTCTCCGCCATTGAGGGCCAGCAAAGGGCAGCGGATGCGTTTGAGATATTTTTTGGGGTCTATACGTAGAAAACTGCGGAACCAAGGATCGTGTAAGGCTTGGCCCAGTTGTTTTACGCCAGCCTCTACGAGGCCAATTTCGGCCAATTGTAGTCGTTCTTTTTGGGGCAAGGCGCGCCAGACATCGAGAATATCGGTCACGAATTTATCCTTGCTTTTGTGGTCTTTTTTGACTGCTCTAGCATAGCAACTTATTAGGAAATTGCGTTGAGTTTGTAGGGTTGCTTCGGCAATGCCAGCCTGTTTGCCCAAGTCATAATTTTGTTGCAACATCAGCTCCGTAATTGGAAGTGCAGGACCTGCCAGCGAGACCACTGCGCCTAGTTTTTTGCCCCATTTGGCGCCTAGCATAAAGCTAATTAGTCCGCCTTCGCTATGGCCCATAACGACCAACTGTTTTTTATTGATTCTGGGATCTTGACTGAGGTAATGCAAGCAAGCATCGGCATCTTTGGCTAAATCATGGGTTGTGCTGCCTGCAAATTGGCCCTCTGATTTTCCAG
This window contains:
- a CDS encoding Sec-independent protein translocase subunit TatA/TatB gives rise to the protein MNAILLLSFFGPEMIIVLVAILLLFGGKKIPELMRGLGSGIREFNDAKNKVSKELEAGINEEPKENKKEYEKS
- a CDS encoding nitroreductase family protein, with the translated sequence MSTIKVEQTVFETIKNRRSVYPEVFTDEPVTKEELEQLLEMANYAPNHKLTQPWRFKVAAGDQKTAFVETMVAAYEAAVPVEKQLPKKPRKMRKRAHKSSFMVAICMQRDPKASLPEWEELAAMSMAVQNIWLAGEAMGIGMYWASPGFVARPEIREFLQLAEGESCYGLLFIGRKPEDVEFTSSRTPMSEKVSWI
- a CDS encoding M16 family metallopeptidase — translated: MINYKRYQLANGLRVLLQEDPSSPMLTLCMNYEVGSKDELPGRSGFAHLFEHLMFAGSQHAPNFDQLIQLAGGENNAFTNQDMTVFYDILPYQNLDLGLWLEADRMQNLCIEPQPLQKEKRVVVEEFKESCLEEPYGDLWHILGDLAFKEHPYKRPVIGESFEHIEAASLDEVREFYDNYYCPNNAVLSISGNIKAEEVLERVEHWFGHIPRGPVKRPAYAAEPPQLVARKKVHRANVTDAALYIAFPAAARLETAYYLEDLLSDILGLSDSSLLVRQLVKQQKLFSELDVYITGTVEAGLFVIEGKLQDGVGIEEAEQAVWAALEEFKAQPISEEQLQKLQNNTEHNLLFGEIRPFQKALSLGYYELLGQAQLINEEADYYQQITAKQLQLQAQFLFQQEKASVLYYLPNN
- a CDS encoding HD domain-containing protein produces the protein MTNKAYPKLFNDPLYGLIELPKGLLLDLVEHPYYQRLRRIGQLGWAHYVYPGATHSRFSHCLGAYYLMRKALGHLERKGVELSEAEIEACSAAILLHDLGHGPFSHSLEHELLDIAHEEISLALMLSLNEQLDGRLDLAISIFKGEYKRPFLQQLVSGQLDMDRMDYLNRDSFYTGVADGIVSYDRLCQLLTVVDEQLVLEQKAIYSIERFLMARRLMYWQVYLHKNSISTSQQCLKMMQRARQLKQQGKNWPISSALAFFLEHKRSKAEFWANPKPILAQFNQLDDSDIYQAIKCFAQDDDFVLSFLAKGLLNRQLFKIELQNQAFGPEQLAEIGEELLKKYPIGPEELPFLLYQGQQELKAYTVKQKAILVQNKANQLLPLSAWPELELPTKVLRKYYLSYPKL
- a CDS encoding lytic transglycosylase domain-containing protein, which gives rise to MRRTFYRLFIFAFLFTFGQGQLQASPDKDLIPNSFQADAPFVDSLSQLMTSLLNDFPEFSDTEYQDRLKALSGAIDYRLDPLTKERILIRTGKYRSSTEAILGRSKMYFPIFEEHLAAHDVPHHLKYLAIVESHLNPTARSIASAVGLWQFIPSSGRIFDLRINTYVDERSDTHKASEAAAQLLRRLYDRYGDWALAMAAYNCGPVRVDRAVKRAGSKNFWAARQYLPRETQRYVPFFMAMVYVGEYYQEHQLIPQDMPQDLVLTDTLHIDGGQSLRKLATDFDISLDTLKLLNPSYRRNYVPKDKDAQILLLPARIVAQERAYTRAFNRVLEMQKENPLRAVRRIQSPQDLKRLAKAYRCSVADILFWNELPADYQPYAGDLIGLREHRVNADLLVSQKKQVSGISIAALKVVGLNEKQEAKTSSVYLGTASNTELAAKVPQAGAVAARRRYTNIDGKTVLLEEETIRAQPKAEQKAEMEKRRQAIERPALEDRSRGRRLRSYGFVGAASTEPLNDEKSIASSAPITAQPATKLAKEEISTPKAELPKTPEASAKGSSSKWNEVELQSTNDILDQSRSRARVVRGRTAARLPQEVYEQNK
- a CDS encoding peptidoglycan-binding domain-containing protein gives rise to the protein MKSLYLNFLWAALLAFPQFLLAQDYPPDAEPGKCYAKCLIPDEYENITEEILVKQATQRIEIVPATFEEVEERVEVKAASTRIEVIPAVFESREEKVEVKAASIRLEPVAARYEQVAEEVEIRPSEIKLEEVPAEYETVTEQIQVAPATTKWVRRKGDKNCLSANPEDCMVWCLVEVPATYETVTKTVLKTPPTTKETVIPAEYKTVKKTVMVEGPTTKEIEVPAEYVTIKKTIMVKPPETRVIELPAEYKTIKRRIMTAPAQTKIVEVPSEFKTVTNRRLVTPGGYSDWREVLCQNKIDEVKIQEIQTALRRKGYDPGPSDNIFGIKTKTALIQFQKDNGLPVGQLDFETLKALGVSY